A window of Paenibacillus sp. 19GGS1-52 contains these coding sequences:
- a CDS encoding glycosyltransferase family 4 protein: MKILITTDTYSPIINGVVTSIKNLYKELKANGHEVKILTLSHTGVEMVDGDVYYLKSIRIGVYPDARVKVPLYNKLIKEVIKWGPDVIHSQTEFSMMIVSKHISNKLKIPHMHTYHTLYENYLDYLLGGIINKNLSAKITKRILNNLNIVIAATNKTKDTLLSYGIDRPIYVIPTGIELNKFQRNLSAEDKQKIMSDLKISQDDRIIGYVGRIAEEKNISEILMLLPDVIKKNKKVKLLIVGGGPYLDHLKDLVKTQNLEENVIFTGMISADEVYKYYKISEIFVNASTSETQGLTFIEALSSGCPVVCKYDACIDGVIVQGSNGYSYKEQDKFTSYINEILEDSSLRQKMSVQAVIKANEYSSSIFANKVLDKYSSMTYANKEANIPLVDYMNPKIQKR, from the coding sequence ATGAAGATTTTAATAACAACTGATACCTATTCCCCTATAATAAATGGAGTTGTTACTTCTATAAAAAATCTTTATAAAGAATTGAAAGCTAATGGACATGAGGTTAAGATTTTGACCTTATCACATACAGGCGTTGAGATGGTAGATGGAGATGTATATTACCTAAAGTCTATTCGTATTGGCGTTTATCCCGATGCTCGAGTTAAGGTTCCCCTATATAATAAGCTTATAAAGGAAGTCATTAAGTGGGGCCCGGATGTTATTCATTCACAAACCGAATTTTCAATGATGATCGTGTCTAAACATATTTCAAATAAATTGAAAATTCCACATATGCATACCTACCACACCTTGTACGAAAATTATTTGGATTATTTATTAGGCGGAATTATCAATAAGAATTTATCGGCAAAAATAACCAAGAGAATCCTAAATAATCTAAATATTGTTATAGCTGCAACGAATAAAACCAAAGACACACTGTTAAGTTATGGAATAGACCGACCGATTTATGTTATACCCACAGGGATAGAATTAAATAAATTCCAACGAAATTTATCAGCGGAAGATAAACAAAAAATAATGTCGGATTTGAAAATTAGTCAGGATGACAGAATAATCGGTTATGTTGGAAGAATAGCTGAAGAGAAAAACATAAGTGAAATTCTAATGCTTTTACCAGATGTTATTAAGAAAAACAAAAAAGTGAAGCTTCTCATCGTAGGCGGCGGGCCGTATTTGGATCACTTAAAAGATCTTGTGAAGACCCAGAACTTAGAGGAAAATGTTATTTTTACGGGTATGATTAGTGCAGATGAAGTGTATAAATATTATAAAATTTCGGAAATATTTGTTAATGCATCGACCAGCGAAACGCAGGGATTAACTTTTATAGAGGCATTAAGCAGTGGTTGCCCAGTAGTGTGTAAATATGATGCTTGCATTGATGGAGTAATTGTACAGGGGAGTAATGGATATTCATATAAGGAGCAGGACAAATTCACTTCTTATATTAATGAAATACTGGAAGACTCTTCTCTAAGACAAAAAATGAGCGTGCAAGCTGTTATTAAGGCTAATGAATATTCCAGTAGCATTTTTGCGAATAAAGTATTGGATAAATATTCGAGTATGACTTACGCCAATAAAGAAGCCAATATTCCCTTGGTAGATTACATGAATCCTAAAATCCAGAAGAGATAA
- a CDS encoding transposase produces the protein MINQKSSLDQLPPEMRPAFQELGVLKHLRNAGFKKTFGYTCSHLFMLVFVLLFHQKNWFRLLESAKGEAFPGKDAVYRFLNHSGFAWRRFLSSLSSDTVQRVETLTSVTRTSVFIVDDSMFERNRSKAVELLARFKDHATGAYYKGFRMLTLGWSDGHTFLPLDFALLSSVKAGLTGIHPGIDKRSSGYKRRKEALLSAPHLVSELLDRAITSGVSAAYVLMDSWFTHAPLIQRIIDRKLHVIGMVKNDNKRYLVHGQRVDLKGLYRAALRVEGKHRNLLRQIHTELVPGIPVVVVFVRHRSKKNEWLAILSTDLTLTAPEVIQIYALRWDIEVFFKCAKSLLRLQKEFQGRSYDLLISHTTIVFSRYILLAWQHRQSTDQRTLGGLFYLLCDEVGTLDWAVALQQLVELMNEIANQVGKKLSAMIKSQLQHWISALPSYIKAYLPISCCES, from the coding sequence ATGATAAATCAAAAGTCGTCCCTAGATCAACTCCCACCTGAAATGAGACCTGCTTTTCAAGAGCTCGGTGTGCTGAAGCATCTGAGGAATGCCGGGTTCAAAAAGACGTTTGGCTATACCTGTTCCCATCTGTTCATGCTCGTTTTTGTCTTGCTCTTTCATCAGAAGAATTGGTTTCGTCTGCTCGAAAGTGCCAAGGGTGAAGCCTTTCCTGGCAAAGATGCCGTCTATCGCTTTCTCAATCACAGCGGATTCGCTTGGCGGCGTTTCTTGTCTTCTCTAAGTAGTGACACTGTGCAGCGAGTCGAAACCTTGACCTCCGTCACGCGGACCTCCGTATTCATTGTGGATGATTCCATGTTTGAGCGGAATCGGAGCAAAGCTGTGGAATTGTTGGCTCGCTTTAAGGATCACGCGACGGGGGCTTACTATAAAGGCTTTCGCATGCTCACCTTGGGCTGGTCAGACGGTCATACGTTTCTCCCTTTGGACTTCGCCTTGCTGAGTTCCGTGAAGGCTGGACTCACCGGCATACATCCGGGAATCGACAAGCGATCCTCTGGATACAAACGCCGGAAAGAAGCTCTGCTTTCTGCTCCGCATCTGGTTTCTGAACTGCTGGATCGAGCCATTACTTCCGGGGTTTCTGCGGCTTACGTACTTATGGATAGCTGGTTCACGCATGCCCCCCTGATTCAGCGGATTATAGATCGCAAACTGCATGTGATTGGCATGGTGAAAAACGACAACAAGCGATATCTCGTTCACGGTCAACGGGTGGATCTTAAAGGTCTTTACCGAGCTGCTTTGCGCGTCGAAGGAAAGCACCGGAACCTCTTGCGTCAGATTCACACCGAACTTGTTCCTGGCATTCCAGTAGTCGTGGTCTTTGTTCGCCATCGCTCCAAGAAAAACGAGTGGCTCGCGATTCTATCGACGGATCTAACGCTGACGGCACCGGAAGTCATTCAAATCTACGCTCTTCGCTGGGACATCGAAGTCTTTTTCAAATGCGCTAAATCCTTGCTGCGCCTGCAAAAAGAGTTTCAAGGCCGCTCCTATGATTTGCTCATTAGCCATACAACGATTGTCTTTTCCCGCTATATTCTGCTGGCTTGGCAGCATCGACAAAGCACGGATCAGCGGACGCTCGGTGGACTCTTTTATTTGCTTTGCGATGAAGTCGGTACCTTGGACTGGGCCGTAGCATTACAACAATTGGTGGAATTGATGAACGAAATCGCCAATCAAGTCGGTAAGAAACTATCCGCTATGATTAAAAGTCAACTCCAGCACTGGATCTCTGCTTTGCCCAGCTACATCAAGGCTTATCTGCCGATTTCATGCTGCGAAAGTTGA
- a CDS encoding phosphatase PAP2 family protein — MHVLSTQFDRATPFIPFFSVFYFIWYPFLLITLYLILQQKKSAYYQTLVAVCFGILVANFTFLIYPTFVPRPQLGPGWNFFVPITYRLDEPYNGFPSIHVLTCYLMLRGAGILPKWSRLAVAVMAWLIILSTLFIKQHVIADMAAGIALGEIVFQITGRLIKERQQPLSHESAVES, encoded by the coding sequence GTGCATGTGCTGTCGACGCAGTTTGATCGTGCTACCCCGTTCATACCATTTTTTTCTGTTTTTTATTTTATTTGGTATCCATTTTTGCTTATCACACTCTATTTGATTCTCCAACAGAAAAAGTCCGCATATTATCAGACACTCGTTGCTGTTTGTTTCGGTATACTGGTGGCTAATTTTACATTTCTTATTTATCCGACATTTGTTCCTCGACCTCAATTAGGGCCCGGATGGAACTTTTTTGTGCCAATAACCTACAGGTTGGATGAACCGTATAATGGGTTTCCAAGCATCCATGTGCTCACTTGCTATCTAATGCTGCGAGGAGCGGGAATTTTGCCTAAATGGTCCCGTCTGGCTGTTGCTGTCATGGCTTGGCTAATCATCTTGTCAACGCTGTTCATTAAACAGCATGTCATCGCAGACATGGCGGCAGGTATAGCTCTAGGGGAAATCGTCTTCCAAATAACCGGGCGGCTTATCAAAGAACGACAACAGCCATTATCCCATGAATCTGCGGTTGAGTCATAA
- a CDS encoding CueP family metal-binding protein, giving the protein MRRKIFLAAGLAVIVLVGIYMFVGSSEKKESTEIDTQSIKQVVHDFSVRNTVAKSASITSKQLIVTDDDPTKSVTYDLPKDEFFLSIAPYVEKTHPCATHSLTGCQGEMVDEEFSVSIVDLDGNSILDKTLMKSQPNGFIDLWLPRDKSYRITVEHDGKMAESTISTFESDDTCITTMQLH; this is encoded by the coding sequence GTGAGACGGAAAATATTTCTGGCTGCTGGATTGGCTGTTATCGTATTAGTAGGGATTTACATGTTTGTGGGAAGCTCCGAAAAAAAAGAATCTACTGAAATCGATACGCAAAGTATCAAGCAAGTGGTCCATGATTTCAGCGTGAGAAACACAGTAGCTAAATCAGCTTCAATTACATCCAAGCAATTAATCGTGACAGACGATGACCCAACCAAATCAGTTACCTACGACCTGCCCAAAGATGAGTTTTTTCTTTCTATCGCGCCATACGTTGAGAAGACGCATCCTTGTGCAACCCATAGCTTAACTGGTTGTCAAGGAGAAATGGTTGATGAAGAGTTTAGCGTTTCTATCGTTGATCTGGATGGTAATTCAATATTGGACAAAACATTAATGAAATCCCAGCCTAATGGATTTATTGATTTGTGGCTGCCACGCGACAAATCCTATCGCATAACGGTCGAGCATGATGGTAAAATGGCAGAGTCCACAATTTCCACATTTGAGAGCGATGACACTTGCATCACAACAATGCAGTTACATTAA